CAGTTCACCGAGGGCACGCAGGGCCAATACCAGGGCAAAAGCCGTCATCGCAAAACCGATCACAATCGCGGTCAATACCAGGGCCTGGGGAAGAGGATCAGCAACCTCGGAACCCTGACCGAGGACCGCCGGCATACCGGTGTACAGCCGGCCACTGGCAAACAGAAAGAGGTTGACCGCATATCCCAGCAACGTCAGACCCATTACCACAGGAAAAGTACGTGCACGCAAAATCAGGTAGACCCCGCAGGTGGTCAGAACACCCAGCGTCAGAGCAAACAACAAGGCCATCAGGCACCCTCCCCGTCATCACGCACTTTACTCAATTTGCCGAGATTGGCCAGAATCAGCAAGGTGGCCCCGACGACGGTCAGGTATACCCCCAGATCAAACAGCATTGCACTGGCCAGCTCCAGATCGCCAACCAGTGGCACATGTACATGAGTAAATGTTGAGGTCAGGAAGGGGTAGCCCAGCAGCCAACTGGCCACCCCGGTAATACCGGCAATCAATACTCCGGATGCCGCCAGCGCATGGTAGTTGACTCGCCAGCGGGCACGAGTCCACTCTTCACCACTGGATACATACTGCAGAATCAATGCGATGGCAGTAATCAGCCCGGCGATAAAACCACCACCGGGCAGATTGTGCCCGCGCAGAAAAATATAGGCTGAAATCATCAACGCCAGCGGCAACATCACCCGCGACAGGTTGACCAGCATCAGCGGGTGGGCCTGGTGCGCCCAGGGTCGGCCAAGCGCATCCGTGGTCGGTACGTGCAGACGCAAGCCATCAATCATTGCGTAAATACCTACACCGGCAATCGCCAGCACGCTGATCTCACCCAGGGTATCGAACCCCCGGAAATCAACCAGAATGACATTGACCACATTGGTCCCGCCCCCACCGGTCAAGCTGTTGGCAATATAAAAACCGGCAATACTGTCCTCGGGGCGAGTCAGCAGGGCAAAGGCCAGCACACTGACCAGAAGACCCGCCAGCCCGGCCAAAACCAGATCTCTCCAGCGCCGCAGATTGCTTGACTCCTGAGGCGTGTAGCGCGGCAGGAAAAACAATGCCAGCATCAGCAGTAACACGGTAACCATTTCCACTGACAGTTGTGTCAGGGCCAGATCGGGTGCGGAAAAGCGTGCGAAGGCCAGAGCAACCAGCAGACCAACCACACTGAGCATGATCAGTGCTACCAGCCGCTGATGGTGCCAACGCACCGTAGCCAGACTGGCCACACAGAGTATCAGCGCACCCAGCAGAGTCGCTCCGTCCACCGCTCCCAGTGCCAACGGGCCTCGCCATTGCGGCATGGCAAGCAACCAGTATCCGGCACCCAGAATCGCGACCAATAGCAGCCAGGCCATATAGCGCTGCAGAGATCCGCTTTCCAGACGCAACAGCAAGCGAGCAGCCAACCATACGCTCCGCTGCACCAGAGCTTCGAACACCTGCTTGGCATCCCAGTTGGGAATTCGACCCAAAGCGCGGAATTGTGGCTTGCGCAGCAGATAGATCAGCCCACCCCCAACTACTGCAAGCACACTGAACAGCAAGGGTTGATTGAAGCCGTGCCAGATCGCCAGCGTGGGTAACTCGATGGCATGTCCCAGAGTTGCCGTCACCGCCGAATGTAACAACGCGGTGATCAGAAAGGCAGGAAACACACCGACCAGCACACAAAGCAAAACCAGTAACTGGACGGGCAAGTGCATGCCTGCCGGGGGCTCATGTGGCGGAAAACGCGGTACATTGACCGCTTGACCATCAAAAAATACTGCATGCACCAGGCGAATTGAATAGGCCACGGAAAATGCCGCCCCCAGCAATACCAGAACAGGCAACAAGGCGCTAAAACTGCCCCACTGTTGCTGCGCCAGCACTTCAACAAACAGCATTTCCTTGCTCAAAAAACCATTCAACAATGGCAAACCAGCCATGGCAGCGGCGGCCAGCATGGTCAGTACCGCCGTATGGGGCATAAAGTGCCAGAGGCCATTCAAACGACGGATATCCCGTGTGCCGGTTTCATGGCTGATAATGCCGGCAAGCATGAACAGTGACGCCTTGAAAATAGCGTGATTGATGAGATGAAATAAAGCAGCAGCCACCGCCAGCCGGGTATCCAGGCCAAAAAGCAACGTAATCAGGCCAAGATGGCTGATCGTCGAATAGGCCAGCAAACCTTTGAGGTCATGTTTGTAAAGCGCCGTAATGGCCCCAATCAGCAGCGTCAACAAACCCACGGTACTGACCAGTACAAACCACCATTGGGTATCGGCCAATGCCGGATAAAAGCGTGCGAGCAAAAACACTCCGGCCTTGACCATGGTTGCTGAATGCAGGTAAGCCGAAATCGGGGACGGCGCTGCCATGGCGTGCGGCAACCAGAAATGCAGCGGAAATTGCGCCGACTTGCTGAAAACGCCCAGCAACACCAGCACCAGCGTCAGCGGATACAACGCATGGGCACGAATCTGCTCACCGGCGGCCAACACATCCGTCAACTGATAGCTGCCGACTATATGCCCTAGCAGCAGGACCCCCGCAAGCAAGGCCAGACCGCCGCCACCGGTCACCGTCAGCGCCATGCGCGCACCCTTACGTGCTTCGCTGCTGTGCGACCAGTAGCCGATCAACAGGAAGGATGACAGGCTGGTCAGCTCCCAGAAAAAGATCAGCAGCAACAGATTCTCGGCCAACACCACTCCGAGCATGGCGGCCATGAACAACAGCAGATAAGCGAAAAAGCGCCCCATAGGGTCACGCGGGGACAGGTAAAAGCGGGCGTAGAGAATGACCAGCAGGCCAATACCGAGAATCAGCAGGGCAAACAGAAACCCCAGACCATCAAGACGAAAGCTGATGTGCAGGCCCAGAAGCTCAAGCCAGGCCCAATGTGCCAACAGTACCTCACCAGACAGGACTGCCGACGCCTGGCTCAGCAACAGTACCAGAGCCAGAGCCGGTGCCAGTGCCGTTGCCCAGGCACAACTATTACGTCCCCATGCTTCCGCCATTACCGGCAAGAAAACCGCCAATAACGGTAGCAGTACAATAAGGAGCACTAACATCAGGCAGGTCTCCGCGAGAGGGAACAATAAGGGCTGAGTACTCAGGGAACGAGCAGAGCAAGGCCATTATCCACACCCACTTGCACCTTGTCATTTGGACAACGAAAAATCACTCGATATCAAGCCCATCTGAGCGCTCGCTTGATACCGATTTTTCAACGCGTTGGGCCAGCTCACAAGCCATGCCGCTGGTCATACTCTTCATGCTCAAGCGCATCACCCAAAGGACCGACTTCCGGCTTGAAACCTGCTCTGTGTCCTGCCCGGGAAATCGCATGCGCCGCCATGGGTGCTGTCATCAGCACGACCAACACCGCCAGCAAAACAGCAAACCAGCGGGCGCCGTCAGTAGCCGCCAGCGCGCCCAACAACACCAGAATTGCACCCAGAGCACCCGCCTTGCTGGCTGAATGCATGCGCGTGTAAGCATCCGGCAGGCGCAACACGCCAACAGCACCCAACAGGCTGAAAATACCGCCCAACAGGATCAGCGTGGCTGCCACCCAGGGAAGAATGGTCATGCGTCACCTCCGGGCTTACCCGGGTGCCGGGGTTGACCGTGGGGGTCGTCACTATGGTGCGTCCCCTTGAACAACAGCGCAAAGGCGACACTGCCAAGAAAACTCACCAGCGCCAGAACAATCGGCACATCCAGCAGCACGGCTTGTTCGCGTACAACCGCCAGCAGGGCAACCCCGGCCACGCCAATCATGGTCATCGCATCCACCGCGACGGCGCGGTCCGGTCGACTGGGTCCAACCAGCAGGCGCCACATGATGATCAAGGCACTGCTCACCAGCATGGCGCCAGCCGCCGGCAGTACCCAGACCGCTCCGGCAATTTCGACATTCATGCTTCACCTCCCGGATAGACCCAGGCCATCAACCGTTGCTCGATCTCGGCAACAGCAGAAAAAACCGGATCCGCCGAGGCCGTATCGAGAATATGTACATACAAGTCGCCATCGTACTCGTTGTAATCCAGCGCCAGGGTGCCTGGCGTAAGCGTCAGCAAACAGCCGATAATGGTGACCAGACGACGATCACGCGTCTTGATCGGCACTTTCACCACCGCAGAGGACACCTGGCGCCGGGGGTTGAGCACAATCAGCGCGACATCCAGCGTGGCAGCGACAACCTTCCAGGTATACCAGAGCACGAATACGGTACCGACTTCGATGCGCCGCGCATACAGCCGGCAAACAGGCAGCAACACCCCCAACACCCGAAACAGCGGATAACCCGCCGCCAGCGCCAGAAACCAGCTGGTCGCACTTAAATCATCCAGCCACCATGCAAGCACGGTAGCGCCCAGCAAATGCAACACCAGCATCAGTTCACCTCCGGAGACACGAGCTGCAGGTAGGCCGGCGCGGCGACCAACTGATCAGCCGCCGCCATGGCATAGTCCATTACCGGTCCGGCACCAAAACCAATGACGACGGTAATTGCACCCAACACCGCCACGGTTACCCAGGCACCTCGGGGGCCATCGCCATTATTGGTCACCAACTCAGGCTGCGGATGCGCTTTGAGGAAGCTTTCATTCCAGATCTTGCTCATCGACAGCAAGGTAAAGATACCGGTCAACAAGGCAAAGAATGTGGCCCACCAGACACCGGCATCCAGACTGGCCTTGACCAGTACGAACTTGGCCCAGAAGCCGGACAAGGGTGGAATCCCCGCCAGTGACAACGCCGGGATGGCAAACAGCACGGCCAACAAAGGCTTGCTGTGATAGAGGCCACCCATGGCAGCCAGTCGCTCCGAGCCGGACAAACGCGCGGCAATCCCGGCGACAAAGAACAGATTGGCTTTGACCACAATATGGTGAATCAGGTAGAACACCGCGCCGGCCAAAGCCAGCGGGGTGGCCAGGGCCAGACCGAGCACCATATAGCCCACCTGGCTAACGATGTGAAAAGACAGGATCCGGCGTACTTCAGTCTGCGCCGCTGCACCCAGCACGCCAATCAGCATGGTGGCGCACGCCACCCAGAGCAACACCGTATGCACAATGCCGGGCTCGGGCCACAACAGGGTAACGATGCGTATCAGTGCATAGACCCCAACCTTGGTCAGCAAACCGGCAAACAGCGCCGAGACGGGGGTCCAGGCAACGTGATAACTCGCCGGCAGCCAGCCGAACAATGGAAACAGGGCCGCCTTGATCGAGAACGACAGCAACATCACGATCACGCCGAGCCAGGCCGCGTCACTCGCCTCCCCGGCCCGGAATAACCACGCCAGTTCACCCATGTTCAGGGTTCCGGTAGCCCCATAGACCAGCCCGGCAGCCATCAGAAACATCAGCGTCGCCAGCATATTGAGGACCAGGTAGGTCATTGCCCCGGATAACCGCCGCTCACCACCACCCAGGGCAATCAGGGCGAAGGAGCCAATCAGCAGCACCTCGAACCAGACGTAAAGATTGAAAATATCTGCCGTGATGAAAGCACCGCAAATGCCTGCCAACAAACCCTGCACGAACAGATTGATATCACGCAGAAAATCTGCGGGCATCGGCTGGCGTTGAGCATAGACCAGAGTAGCCAGGCCAATTACACCGGTAATCGCCACCATCACGGCTGACAGGCGATCAATAACCAGGCTGATGCCGTAGGGTGCCTGCCAACCGGCCATTTGCCCGCTGAGCATCACTCCCTGATGAGCCAGAATGACCAGATAGACACCGGTAGCCAACAAAGCCACGGTGCCCAGCAGGCTGATGGCACTGACCAGTTGATGCTGTCGCTTGAACAACAGCGCCAATAGCAGAGTGGTCAGCGGAATGATGACCGGCAAAACCAGCAGCACATTCATCGGCGATCCTCCGCCGGTGATGAGTCTTCGCAGTCATCCGGAGCCGGTTGCTCGGTCACTGAGCTGACATTGTCGGTATCCTTGTCACCATGCAGCTCGTGGGTCCGCTTGAGCACTGCCAAAGCAAACACGAACAGAGCAAAACCAATGACGATAGCCGTCAGTACCAGCGCCTGAGGCAAAGGATTGGCGGCATCAACCTGCTCGCCCAGCAAGAAAGTAAATGCCGCTCCCTCGCCACTGAAACGCCCGCTGGTCAGCACACCCATATTGATGGCATTGCCCAGCACGGCAATCCCCAGTACCACGCGCATCAGATGCTGATCCAGCATCATCCAGATTCCCAGACCGGCCATGACGCCGGCGGTAATCGCCGCAATCCATTCCATCAGGCCGCCCTCCCGATCAGATTTCGCAACATGTGCATTACCGAGCCAAAGACGGTCAAAAAGACGCCGACATCAAACAGCAAGGGAGTACCCAGTTTGACTCCAAACACCTCCGTCCAGTAACTCTGCATGTAGTCCTGGCCGTGATACAGACCAAAAAACCCGGCCCCTATCGCACAGGCCAAACCCACGGCGATCACCGTTGGTGGAGTAATCCGGTTCAGACCGCGCTGAATGCCGCGACCGTAGGTAACAATCATCAGGGTGAAACCGGTGGCCGCCACCAGGCCACCAATAAAGCCTCCACCGGGTAAATTATGCCCGCGCCACAACACCACCAGCGACACCAGCAGCAGTACCGCAGCCAATGGGCGCATACCCTGTCGAATCAACACCGAACCGAACTCCGGCATCCCTTTGGGTTTGTCATCCGGCTCCTGCCCGGCACCCAGCAGCGTAGCTGCAGCCAGCGCAGCAATAGCCACCACGACAATTTCACCCAGCGTATCCACGGCACGGAAATCAACCAGAATCACGTTGACGACATTGCTGCCATAGCCGCCCGGCAAACTGTTGGCCAGGAACCATTCAGCGAGGTCACCCGGAAGCGGCTGTGAGGTGGCAAGCATCAACATCAAGGTCACAGCGAGGCCAAAGCTGACGGCCACTGCTGCATGCCAGGCATTCACCTGCAAACGCTTGGAGCCGCTGGCCGGCACCATCGGCATGCGGCGCAACACCATAGCGAGGAAGACCACTGTCAGGGTTTCCACCATCAACTGAGTCAGGGCCACATCCGGCGCATTGACTGAGACGTAAAACAACGCCAGACCCAGACCACTGGCACCCAGCGAAGCCACCAATGCCAGGCGCCCGGCCATAAAGGCTGCCCCGGCTGCACCACCCAGCGCCAGCAGGCAACCCAGCACTCCTGACAGTCGAATATCAGTCAACTCGGTGGTCACAAAAGGATTACCACCCAGCATGATCATGCCAGCCAATACACTGCCAGTGATGACCATGGTCATCAGGCCCATGTGCAGACGCAAGGAACCATGCTGGAACTGCCGGGCAACCCCGCCAGCAACCTGGAATACCCGCCCGAGCAAAAGATCCCAGAGCAGATCACCACTGATCCGCGAGGCACGACCAAGGCGTTCGGCAAACGCGCGAACGGCATTGGCTTTGAAGTAGAAAAAGGCTCCCAGGCTCAAGGTCAGGATGCTGGCGAGTACCGCCGGCGTCAGACCACCCCACAGATACAGATCAACACTGATTTCCGTACTGGAAATATTCTGCACAGCGGTATTCACCAGCCAGGTTTCCGGCCAGTGGTTCCAGGCGCCGAGCATAAAGCCACCCACAGCCAGCAACAGCGGGCCTAACCAGAGAAACGGCGACACCTCATGCGGATGATGATCACCAAAATCACGTTTGCGACCGGCAAAGGTCTTGAAAAAAATCAGCCCGGCGGCTGCCACCAGAAGAGCATTGGTCAGAATCATGACCCCGGTGACCGTCAGCCCCAACGAGCCCATCTGCAGCAAACCGGCGTATTTGAACTCCTTGGCGATAAAACCGAAAAAAGGTGGCAAGCCTGCATTGGAAAAAGCTGCCAGCCCAACGGCAAAGGCCGTCACCGGCATAACCATCAGCAAGCCTCCCAGCTTGCGCAGATCCCGTGTACCGGTAGAGTGATCAATGGCGCCCACCGCCATAAACAACGCACCCTTGTAAAACGAATGCGCCACCAGATAGAGCACGAAGGCCTGCAAACCATAGGTCGTATTGGTGCCGATCAACATGGTCAACTGACCCAGCACAGCCACTGTGGTGTATGCCAGCATGCGTTTGAGATCGTATTGACGGATGGCCAGAATCGCCCCCAGCAGCGCCGTAGTGGCCCCCAATACCACCAGAATGGTACTCCAGGTCATACCGCCACCGAGCGTCGGATTCAGCCGGGCTAACAGATAGACACCCGCCTTGACCATGGTTGCCGAGTGCAGATAGGCCGACACCGGGGTTGGCGCATTCATTGCGTTGGGCAACCACAAGTGGAAGGGAAACTGTGCCGACTTGGTAAAACAGCCGATCAATACCAACGCCATGATGGCCGGGAACAGCACACTGTCCTGCACCACGGCAGCGTCCAGCTGGGATATTTGCCAGGCATCGCCGGCGATTCCGAGCAATACCAGCCCGGCCAGCAATGCCAAGCCACCACCGGCCGTAATCAACAAGGCCTGCAATGCCGCGCGTCTTGATTCCGGATTTTCGTGGTTGTAGCTGATCAACAGAAAGGAGGCAACACTGGTCAACTCCCAGAATACGAACAGGGCAATCAGATCATCGGCCAGCACCAGCCCCAGCATGGCCATCATGAATATCAGCAGGTAGGCATAAAAGCGCCCCAAATGATGATGATCATCCAGATAGCCAGCGGCATAGAGCACAATCAGCGCCCCGATACCGGTGATCAGCAGGGCAAAGATCAGCGCCAGACCATCCAGTCGCAAAGTCAGGCTGACATCCAGTGCCGGCACCCAGGCCAGCGTTGCGGTTACTACATCACCGGCAGCCACCAGCGGAATCAGGGTCGCGAACCAGATAAAGCAGGCCGCGGGCACAATTGCCAGCAACCAGCCCGCCTGTTTGGGGACCATACGCCAGATCAGTGGCGCGCACAACGCATTAATTGTGATAGCCAGCAAGGCAACAAGCATGAGCGATGTTCCATCCTAATCAATCAGTTTTGACAGCCAGAGTCGGCAGGCCGATGATTTTTAACACAGAACCTGCCAGTGGCAACATCTTGACAGCGTGATTTCTGTGACAGATGAAAGCAATCGTCTCGACGCTATAAATAAGAAGGGAAGGGGATTGGCAAGAAATACTTTGTTACGAGCATGCAATGTGAGCATGGTCATCCCTTATCTGCATTATTGTTGTGGGCAACGGACCCGCTGGATTGGCGAGCATTGAATCAGACTACGCGAAATAAACTTGTTTGGTCACCCGTGCTCTATCATTCAGGGTAAAAATACCCAATCGATCACCCCGAGGGTGACCATGAGCTATGCACCCGTCATCATCCTCCAGTGGCACTGCTCTGGCCGCAAAAAAAGTGGCCACGTCTGCAGCTTATCACCCGACTGCCACTAATCCGAATATTGAGGAAGTCGCTCGAAGATCAAAGACAAACCGGTTATCATGCCCGGGCTTTTTAATCGGTAGCGGTATATCCCCTACCCGTCAATCATTGCGCTTCGTAGTAACCCGTCAAAACAACAACAAGATCGTGCAGGTTGCCGAGCATGTCCGGAGTTTACGCATGCCCGCATTGCAGTCCGCCTGGATCTTCTACCTGAACCATCCGGCTTTCGTCATCAATGCCCTGGCCCTGTTCTATGGGCTGTGTGGTGCCTGGTTGGTATTTGCCACCCAGTATCGCAGCCGCCGCGCCATTGCCAATCTCACCGTCAGTCCCGCCAATAGTGCAGGCTCCCCGCCCTTGATGGAACTTGACCCGGCGAGCCAGCGCACCAACCGGTTGTTCTACACGGTTGCTGCTGTCTGCCTGGGTCTGGCAATGTTGCTCACTCTGATCAGCACTCTGATTTAAGGCACAAGCGATCTCACAGCCGCCTCAACGGCTGTTGATCAAACCACGGCTGATCACCGGGTTGGCATATTGCAGCAACCAGTAAGGCCGCTCAGCTTCGGGGCATGCCGCCAGCCGCTGCTCGAAACGCTCCAGCTCAGTGGCCAGCTGGTCGGGAGTAAACTGCTCGCGCCAGTCAGTGACCGCCACTCCCGGTGTAGTCAACACGCGTTCGAAGGCCAGGTAATTACTCGGATACAAGCGATAGGATGACAGTATCTGTCGATCCACTTCACGTGCAGCCTGCTTGGCATCGACAATCCCCTTGCCCAGCGGCCGGCCGAAGGCAACATGCACCCGCCCCTTGTAGCCGGTCAGACCCATGGCAATGGAGCGGTCATCTTCACCCGGTGCCTTGGTATAGCTGCCCTTGAGCCCCTTTTCCGCCAACTCATGCGCCTTCATCTGGTCGCAAGGGTCCCATTCATAGGCAATGGATACCGGCACCACGCTCAGTGAATGAATCACCTCGTCAAAGGGTTCTTCTTTGCGGCTCATGCAGAACATCTTGATGATTGCCGAGTCAGTCTGGTCCTTGCCGTCTTTGGCGCGACCTTCTGCCTGGGCGATCCATACCGAGTGCCCTTCAGCGATCGAATGGTTGATGTACGCGGACAGCGTTTGATAGGCCGTCAGCTTCTCGCGACGCCCGGTCAAGGACCGGTGCACGATAAAGCTCTTGTTCAGACGCATCAGGTCTGCCACAAAGGGTCGCTGCAACAGATTGTCGCCAATCGCAATGCGTGGCGTCGGGTGCCCCGCATGGTAGA
This sequence is a window from Halopseudomonas salegens. Protein-coding genes within it:
- a CDS encoding Na+/H+ antiporter subunit C produces the protein MALLFALTLGVLTTCGVYLILRARTFPVVMGLTLLGYAVNLFLFASGRLYTGMPAVLGQGSEVADPLPQALVLTAIVIGFAMTAFALVLALRALGELGSDHVDGRRDRG
- a CDS encoding monovalent cation/H+ antiporter subunit A, which produces MLVLLIVLLPLLAVFLPVMAEAWGRNSCAWATALAPALALVLLLSQASAVLSGEVLLAHWAWLELLGLHISFRLDGLGFLFALLILGIGLLVILYARFYLSPRDPMGRFFAYLLLFMAAMLGVVLAENLLLLIFFWELTSLSSFLLIGYWSHSSEARKGARMALTVTGGGGLALLAGVLLLGHIVGSYQLTDVLAAGEQIRAHALYPLTLVLVLLGVFSKSAQFPLHFWLPHAMAAPSPISAYLHSATMVKAGVFLLARFYPALADTQWWFVLVSTVGLLTLLIGAITALYKHDLKGLLAYSTISHLGLITLLFGLDTRLAVAAALFHLINHAIFKASLFMLAGIISHETGTRDIRRLNGLWHFMPHTAVLTMLAAAAMAGLPLLNGFLSKEMLFVEVLAQQQWGSFSALLPVLVLLGAAFSVAYSIRLVHAVFFDGQAVNVPRFPPHEPPAGMHLPVQLLVLLCVLVGVFPAFLITALLHSAVTATLGHAIELPTLAIWHGFNQPLLFSVLAVVGGGLIYLLRKPQFRALGRIPNWDAKQVFEALVQRSVWLAARLLLRLESGSLQRYMAWLLLVAILGAGYWLLAMPQWRGPLALGAVDGATLLGALILCVASLATVRWHHQRLVALIMLSVVGLLVALAFARFSAPDLALTQLSVEMVTVLLLMLALFFLPRYTPQESSNLRRWRDLVLAGLAGLLVSVLAFALLTRPEDSIAGFYIANSLTGGGGTNVVNVILVDFRGFDTLGEISVLAIAGVGIYAMIDGLRLHVPTTDALGRPWAHQAHPLMLVNLSRVMLPLALMISAYIFLRGHNLPGGGFIAGLITAIALILQYVSSGEEWTRARWRVNYHALAASGVLIAGITGVASWLLGYPFLTSTFTHVHVPLVGDLELASAMLFDLGVYLTVVGATLLILANLGKLSKVRDDGEGA
- the mnhG gene encoding monovalent cation/H(+) antiporter subunit G — encoded protein: MTILPWVAATLILLGGIFSLLGAVGVLRLPDAYTRMHSASKAGALGAILVLLGALAATDGARWFAVLLAVLVVLMTAPMAAHAISRAGHRAGFKPEVGPLGDALEHEEYDQRHGL
- a CDS encoding monovalent cation/H+ antiporter complex subunit F, with amino-acid sequence MNVEIAGAVWVLPAAGAMLVSSALIIMWRLLVGPSRPDRAVAVDAMTMIGVAGVALLAVVREQAVLLDVPIVLALVSFLGSVAFALLFKGTHHSDDPHGQPRHPGKPGGDA
- a CDS encoding Na+/H+ antiporter subunit E; translation: MLVLHLLGATVLAWWLDDLSATSWFLALAAGYPLFRVLGVLLPVCRLYARRIEVGTVFVLWYTWKVVAATLDVALIVLNPRRQVSSAVVKVPIKTRDRRLVTIIGCLLTLTPGTLALDYNEYDGDLYVHILDTASADPVFSAVAEIEQRLMAWVYPGGEA
- a CDS encoding proton-conducting transporter transmembrane domain-containing protein — encoded protein: MNVLLVLPVIIPLTTLLLALLFKRQHQLVSAISLLGTVALLATGVYLVILAHQGVMLSGQMAGWQAPYGISLVIDRLSAVMVAITGVIGLATLVYAQRQPMPADFLRDINLFVQGLLAGICGAFITADIFNLYVWFEVLLIGSFALIALGGGERRLSGAMTYLVLNMLATLMFLMAAGLVYGATGTLNMGELAWLFRAGEASDAAWLGVIVMLLSFSIKAALFPLFGWLPASYHVAWTPVSALFAGLLTKVGVYALIRIVTLLWPEPGIVHTVLLWVACATMLIGVLGAAAQTEVRRILSFHIVSQVGYMVLGLALATPLALAGAVFYLIHHIVVKANLFFVAGIAARLSGSERLAAMGGLYHSKPLLAVLFAIPALSLAGIPPLSGFWAKFVLVKASLDAGVWWATFFALLTGIFTLLSMSKIWNESFLKAHPQPELVTNNGDGPRGAWVTVAVLGAITVVIGFGAGPVMDYAMAAADQLVAAPAYLQLVSPEVN
- a CDS encoding sodium:proton antiporter, yielding MEWIAAITAGVMAGLGIWMMLDQHLMRVVLGIAVLGNAINMGVLTSGRFSGEGAAFTFLLGEQVDAANPLPQALVLTAIVIGFALFVFALAVLKRTHELHGDKDTDNVSSVTEQPAPDDCEDSSPAEDRR
- the mbhE gene encoding hydrogen gas-evolving membrane-bound hydrogenase subunit E → MLVALLAITINALCAPLIWRMVPKQAGWLLAIVPAACFIWFATLIPLVAAGDVVTATLAWVPALDVSLTLRLDGLALIFALLITGIGALIVLYAAGYLDDHHHLGRFYAYLLIFMMAMLGLVLADDLIALFVFWELTSVASFLLISYNHENPESRRAALQALLITAGGGLALLAGLVLLGIAGDAWQISQLDAAVVQDSVLFPAIMALVLIGCFTKSAQFPFHLWLPNAMNAPTPVSAYLHSATMVKAGVYLLARLNPTLGGGMTWSTILVVLGATTALLGAILAIRQYDLKRMLAYTTVAVLGQLTMLIGTNTTYGLQAFVLYLVAHSFYKGALFMAVGAIDHSTGTRDLRKLGGLLMVMPVTAFAVGLAAFSNAGLPPFFGFIAKEFKYAGLLQMGSLGLTVTGVMILTNALLVAAAGLIFFKTFAGRKRDFGDHHPHEVSPFLWLGPLLLAVGGFMLGAWNHWPETWLVNTAVQNISSTEISVDLYLWGGLTPAVLASILTLSLGAFFYFKANAVRAFAERLGRASRISGDLLWDLLLGRVFQVAGGVARQFQHGSLRLHMGLMTMVITGSVLAGMIMLGGNPFVTTELTDIRLSGVLGCLLALGGAAGAAFMAGRLALVASLGASGLGLALFYVSVNAPDVALTQLMVETLTVVFLAMVLRRMPMVPASGSKRLQVNAWHAAVAVSFGLAVTLMLMLATSQPLPGDLAEWFLANSLPGGYGSNVVNVILVDFRAVDTLGEIVVVAIAALAAATLLGAGQEPDDKPKGMPEFGSVLIRQGMRPLAAVLLLVSLVVLWRGHNLPGGGFIGGLVAATGFTLMIVTYGRGIQRGLNRITPPTVIAVGLACAIGAGFFGLYHGQDYMQSYWTEVFGVKLGTPLLFDVGVFLTVFGSVMHMLRNLIGRAA
- a CDS encoding 1-acyl-sn-glycerol-3-phosphate acyltransferase → MREFEAIRPYRDDEVADVMARLVRDPELLQLLAAQRLPRLARLSPGLAKKLVSLGLRREARQIHSVDELQHRVEPYLDKLIEHSTLEVTYSGLEQLDKDQPYLFLANHRDIVMDPAFVNYALYHAGHPTPRIAIGDNLLQRPFVADLMRLNKSFIVHRSLTGRREKLTAYQTLSAYINHSIAEGHSVWIAQAEGRAKDGKDQTDSAIIKMFCMSRKEEPFDEVIHSLSVVPVSIAYEWDPCDQMKAHELAEKGLKGSYTKAPGEDDRSIAMGLTGYKGRVHVAFGRPLGKGIVDAKQAAREVDRQILSSYRLYPSNYLAFERVLTTPGVAVTDWREQFTPDQLATELERFEQRLAACPEAERPYWLLQYANPVISRGLINSR